The following are from one region of the Capsicum annuum cultivar UCD-10X-F1 chromosome 1, UCD10Xv1.1, whole genome shotgun sequence genome:
- the LOC107842704 gene encoding lipase isoform X1, translated as MDGKTWLKVAIFLCLFALSTGRELKVKAKNKHHAAIYNHTLATILVQYASAVYVSDLTELFTWTCSRCNDLTKGFQILELIVDVQRCLQAFVGVAEDLNAIVIAFRGTQESSLQNWIEDLYWKQLDISYPGMEGAMVRVHHGFYSAYHNTSLRPGVLSAVKRAKDLYGNIQIIVTGHSMGGAMAAFCGLDLTVHLGCQNISVMTFGQPRVGNAAFVSYYRERVPNTIRITNRHDIVPHLPPYYHYFPHKTYRHFPREVWLYDLGFGSLVYTVEKVCDNSGEDPSCSRSVSGNSIKDHLRYFGVKLSCDVSAGCRIVMDNNLAAYHTADSEGNIIFSRNISSVLRMNVESSEEGRSL; from the exons ATGGATGGGAAGACTTGGTTAAAGGTGGCTATTTTTTTATGCTTATTTGCCCTTTCAACTGGTAGAG AACTCAAAGTGAAGGCCAAGAACAAGCATCATGCAGCTATATATAATCACACCCTTGCCACCATATTAGTGCAATATGCTTCAGCA GTCTATGTGTCCGATTTAACGGAATTATTTACCTGGACATGCTCAAGATGTAATGATTTAACTAAG GGATTTCAAATTCTAGAGCTCATTGTTGATGTGCAACGATGCCTCCAG GCCTTTGTCGGTGTGGCAGAGGATCTTAATGCCATTGTTATTGCATTCAGAGGCACTCAGGAAAGCAG CCTACAGAATTGGATTGAAGATCTATACTGGAAGCAGCTTGATATATCTTATCCAGGAATGGAAGGTGCAATGGTGCGT GTGCATCATGGATTTTATTCTGCTTATCACAACACATCATTGCGTCCAGGAGTGCTAAGTGCTGTTAAAAGAGCGAAAGATTTATATGGAAATATTCAAATTATAGTGACCGGGCACTCAATGGGAGGAGCGATGGCTGCTTTCTGTGGCCTGGATCTCACC GTGCATCTTGGATGCCAGAATATTTCGGTTATGACGTTTGGGCAACCACGAGTTGGCAATGCTGCTTTTGTGTCCTACTACAGAGAACGGGTCCCCAATACAATTCGTATTACAAATCGTCATGATATTGTGCCTCATTTGCCCCCTTACTATCACTACTTCCCTCACAAAACTTATCGTCATTTCCCCAGAGAG GTCTGGCTTTATGATCTTGGCTTTGGAAGTTTAGTTTATACAGTTGAAAAGGTCTGCGATAATTCTGGGGAGGATCCTTCTTGCAGCAG GTCGGTGAGTGGCAACAGTATTAAGGATCATTTGAGATATTTTGGTGTAAAATTATCATGTGATGTATCGGCCGGATGCAGAATTGTGATGGATAATAATCTCGCCGCGTATCACACAGCAGATAGCGAGGGAAATATCATTTTCTCCCGAAATATATCTTCTGTTTTGAGGATGAATGTGGAGTCTAGTGAGGAAGGGAGATCGTTATAG
- the LOC107842704 gene encoding lipase isoform X2 has protein sequence MDGKTWLKVAIFLCLFALSTGRELKVKAKNKHHAAIYNHTLATILVQYASAVYVSDLTELFTWTCSRCNDLTKGFQILELIVDVQRCLQAFVGVAEDLNAIVIAFRGTQESSLQNWIEDLYWKQLDISYPGMEGAMVHHGFYSAYHNTSLRPGVLSAVKRAKDLYGNIQIIVTGHSMGGAMAAFCGLDLTVHLGCQNISVMTFGQPRVGNAAFVSYYRERVPNTIRITNRHDIVPHLPPYYHYFPHKTYRHFPREVWLYDLGFGSLVYTVEKVCDNSGEDPSCSRSVSGNSIKDHLRYFGVKLSCDVSAGCRIVMDNNLAAYHTADSEGNIIFSRNISSVLRMNVESSEEGRSL, from the exons ATGGATGGGAAGACTTGGTTAAAGGTGGCTATTTTTTTATGCTTATTTGCCCTTTCAACTGGTAGAG AACTCAAAGTGAAGGCCAAGAACAAGCATCATGCAGCTATATATAATCACACCCTTGCCACCATATTAGTGCAATATGCTTCAGCA GTCTATGTGTCCGATTTAACGGAATTATTTACCTGGACATGCTCAAGATGTAATGATTTAACTAAG GGATTTCAAATTCTAGAGCTCATTGTTGATGTGCAACGATGCCTCCAG GCCTTTGTCGGTGTGGCAGAGGATCTTAATGCCATTGTTATTGCATTCAGAGGCACTCAGGAAAGCAG CCTACAGAATTGGATTGAAGATCTATACTGGAAGCAGCTTGATATATCTTATCCAGGAATGGAAGGTGCAATG GTGCATCATGGATTTTATTCTGCTTATCACAACACATCATTGCGTCCAGGAGTGCTAAGTGCTGTTAAAAGAGCGAAAGATTTATATGGAAATATTCAAATTATAGTGACCGGGCACTCAATGGGAGGAGCGATGGCTGCTTTCTGTGGCCTGGATCTCACC GTGCATCTTGGATGCCAGAATATTTCGGTTATGACGTTTGGGCAACCACGAGTTGGCAATGCTGCTTTTGTGTCCTACTACAGAGAACGGGTCCCCAATACAATTCGTATTACAAATCGTCATGATATTGTGCCTCATTTGCCCCCTTACTATCACTACTTCCCTCACAAAACTTATCGTCATTTCCCCAGAGAG GTCTGGCTTTATGATCTTGGCTTTGGAAGTTTAGTTTATACAGTTGAAAAGGTCTGCGATAATTCTGGGGAGGATCCTTCTTGCAGCAG GTCGGTGAGTGGCAACAGTATTAAGGATCATTTGAGATATTTTGGTGTAAAATTATCATGTGATGTATCGGCCGGATGCAGAATTGTGATGGATAATAATCTCGCCGCGTATCACACAGCAGATAGCGAGGGAAATATCATTTTCTCCCGAAATATATCTTCTGTTTTGAGGATGAATGTGGAGTCTAGTGAGGAAGGGAGATCGTTATAG
- the LOC107842704 gene encoding lipase isoform X4: MDGKTWLKVAIFLCLFALSTGRELKVKAKNKHHAAIYNHTLATILVQYASAVYVSDLTELFTWTCSRCNDLTKGFQILELIVDVQRCLQAFVGVAEDLNAIVIAFRGTQESSLQNWIEDLYWKQLDISYPGMEGAMVHHGFYSAYHNTSLRPGVLSAVKRAKDLYGNIQIIVTGHSMGGAMAAFCGLDLTVHLGCQNISVMTFGQPRVGNAAFVSYYRERVPNTIRITNRHDIVPHLPPYYHYFPHKTYRHFPREVWLYDLGFGSLVYTVEKVCDNSGEDPSCSRIQKETFWIKNMSTHLKVGEWQQY, translated from the exons ATGGATGGGAAGACTTGGTTAAAGGTGGCTATTTTTTTATGCTTATTTGCCCTTTCAACTGGTAGAG AACTCAAAGTGAAGGCCAAGAACAAGCATCATGCAGCTATATATAATCACACCCTTGCCACCATATTAGTGCAATATGCTTCAGCA GTCTATGTGTCCGATTTAACGGAATTATTTACCTGGACATGCTCAAGATGTAATGATTTAACTAAG GGATTTCAAATTCTAGAGCTCATTGTTGATGTGCAACGATGCCTCCAG GCCTTTGTCGGTGTGGCAGAGGATCTTAATGCCATTGTTATTGCATTCAGAGGCACTCAGGAAAGCAG CCTACAGAATTGGATTGAAGATCTATACTGGAAGCAGCTTGATATATCTTATCCAGGAATGGAAGGTGCAATG GTGCATCATGGATTTTATTCTGCTTATCACAACACATCATTGCGTCCAGGAGTGCTAAGTGCTGTTAAAAGAGCGAAAGATTTATATGGAAATATTCAAATTATAGTGACCGGGCACTCAATGGGAGGAGCGATGGCTGCTTTCTGTGGCCTGGATCTCACC GTGCATCTTGGATGCCAGAATATTTCGGTTATGACGTTTGGGCAACCACGAGTTGGCAATGCTGCTTTTGTGTCCTACTACAGAGAACGGGTCCCCAATACAATTCGTATTACAAATCGTCATGATATTGTGCCTCATTTGCCCCCTTACTATCACTACTTCCCTCACAAAACTTATCGTCATTTCCCCAGAGAG GTCTGGCTTTATGATCTTGGCTTTGGAAGTTTAGTTTATACAGTTGAAAAGGTCTGCGATAATTCTGGGGAGGATCCTTCTTGCAGCAG GATCCAGAAAGAAACATTTTGGATTAAAAACATGTCGACACACCTAAAG GTCGGTGAGTGGCAACAGTATTAA
- the LOC107842704 gene encoding lipase isoform X5, with protein MDGKTWLKVAIFLCLFALSTGRELKVKAKNKHHAAIYNHTLATILVQYASAVYVSDLTELFTWTCSRCNDLTKGFQILELIVDVQRCLQAFVGVAEDLNAIVIAFRGTQESSLQNWIEDLYWKQLDISYPGMEGAMVHHGFYSAYHNTSLRPGVLSAVKRAKDLYGNIQIIVTGHSMGGAMAAFCGLDLTVHLGCQNISVMTFGQPRVGNAAFVSYYRERVPNTIRITNRHDIVPHLPPYYHYFPHKTYRHFPREVWLYDLGFGSLVYTVEKVCDNSGEDPSCSR; from the exons ATGGATGGGAAGACTTGGTTAAAGGTGGCTATTTTTTTATGCTTATTTGCCCTTTCAACTGGTAGAG AACTCAAAGTGAAGGCCAAGAACAAGCATCATGCAGCTATATATAATCACACCCTTGCCACCATATTAGTGCAATATGCTTCAGCA GTCTATGTGTCCGATTTAACGGAATTATTTACCTGGACATGCTCAAGATGTAATGATTTAACTAAG GGATTTCAAATTCTAGAGCTCATTGTTGATGTGCAACGATGCCTCCAG GCCTTTGTCGGTGTGGCAGAGGATCTTAATGCCATTGTTATTGCATTCAGAGGCACTCAGGAAAGCAG CCTACAGAATTGGATTGAAGATCTATACTGGAAGCAGCTTGATATATCTTATCCAGGAATGGAAGGTGCAATG GTGCATCATGGATTTTATTCTGCTTATCACAACACATCATTGCGTCCAGGAGTGCTAAGTGCTGTTAAAAGAGCGAAAGATTTATATGGAAATATTCAAATTATAGTGACCGGGCACTCAATGGGAGGAGCGATGGCTGCTTTCTGTGGCCTGGATCTCACC GTGCATCTTGGATGCCAGAATATTTCGGTTATGACGTTTGGGCAACCACGAGTTGGCAATGCTGCTTTTGTGTCCTACTACAGAGAACGGGTCCCCAATACAATTCGTATTACAAATCGTCATGATATTGTGCCTCATTTGCCCCCTTACTATCACTACTTCCCTCACAAAACTTATCGTCATTTCCCCAGAGAG GTCTGGCTTTATGATCTTGGCTTTGGAAGTTTAGTTTATACAGTTGAAAAGGTCTGCGATAATTCTGGGGAGGATCCTTCTTGCAGCAGGTAA
- the LOC107842704 gene encoding lipase isoform X3: MDGKTWLKVAIFLCLFALSTGRELKVKAKNKHHAAIYNHTLATILVQYASAVYVSDLTELFTWTCSRCNDLTKGFQILELIVDVQRCLQAFVGVAEDLNAIVIAFRGTQESSLQNWIEDLYWKQLDISYPGMEGAMVRVHHGFYSAYHNTSLRPGVLSAVKRAKDLYGNIQIIVTGHSMGGAMAAFCGLDLTVHLGCQNISVMTFGQPRVGNAAFVSYYRERVPNTIRITNRHDIVPHLPPYYHYFPHKTYRHFPREVWLYDLGFGSLVYTVEKVCDNSGEDPSCSRIQKETFWIKNMSTHLKVGEWQQY; encoded by the exons ATGGATGGGAAGACTTGGTTAAAGGTGGCTATTTTTTTATGCTTATTTGCCCTTTCAACTGGTAGAG AACTCAAAGTGAAGGCCAAGAACAAGCATCATGCAGCTATATATAATCACACCCTTGCCACCATATTAGTGCAATATGCTTCAGCA GTCTATGTGTCCGATTTAACGGAATTATTTACCTGGACATGCTCAAGATGTAATGATTTAACTAAG GGATTTCAAATTCTAGAGCTCATTGTTGATGTGCAACGATGCCTCCAG GCCTTTGTCGGTGTGGCAGAGGATCTTAATGCCATTGTTATTGCATTCAGAGGCACTCAGGAAAGCAG CCTACAGAATTGGATTGAAGATCTATACTGGAAGCAGCTTGATATATCTTATCCAGGAATGGAAGGTGCAATGGTGCGT GTGCATCATGGATTTTATTCTGCTTATCACAACACATCATTGCGTCCAGGAGTGCTAAGTGCTGTTAAAAGAGCGAAAGATTTATATGGAAATATTCAAATTATAGTGACCGGGCACTCAATGGGAGGAGCGATGGCTGCTTTCTGTGGCCTGGATCTCACC GTGCATCTTGGATGCCAGAATATTTCGGTTATGACGTTTGGGCAACCACGAGTTGGCAATGCTGCTTTTGTGTCCTACTACAGAGAACGGGTCCCCAATACAATTCGTATTACAAATCGTCATGATATTGTGCCTCATTTGCCCCCTTACTATCACTACTTCCCTCACAAAACTTATCGTCATTTCCCCAGAGAG GTCTGGCTTTATGATCTTGGCTTTGGAAGTTTAGTTTATACAGTTGAAAAGGTCTGCGATAATTCTGGGGAGGATCCTTCTTGCAGCAG GATCCAGAAAGAAACATTTTGGATTAAAAACATGTCGACACACCTAAAG GTCGGTGAGTGGCAACAGTATTAA
- the LOC107857147 gene encoding nucleolar protein 58: MGCGESKHAVATENATVPKNKRSLSSKSNGETQISQESVKKNTENGESGVAETAKTSDEKVEVKAKVDEATAPKVVAVEKEKAKEKSEKKEMVGTTEEVFAEKKEEKVVESQPGEKKNSNDETTPAVAAVDKTESVEEINVQDKAEETIKPIEEEKKKEEVTAVTEATDAAKSESAKDADKPESAKDVDKIETVKDANKPETEEKPNEKKATETSTTTDLKTD, encoded by the exons ATGGGTTGTGGGGAATCAAAGCACGCAGTTGCAACAGAAAATGCCACCGTTCCAAAGAACAAGAGATCATTGAGTTCTAAATCCAATGGAGAaactcaaatttctcaagaaagtgtcaagaaaaatacaGAAAATGGAGAATCTGGGGTTGCAGAAACGGCGAAAACAAGTGATGAGAAAGTAGAGGTTAAAGCCAAGGTGGATGAGGCAACTGCACCCAAAGTGGTGgctgtagaaaaagaaaaagctaaagaaaaGTCTGAGAAGAAAGAAATGGTGGGAACAACAGAGGAGGTTTTTGctgaaaagaaggaagaaaaagtTGTGGAATCTCAACCTGGAGAGAAGAAGAATTCAAATGATGAAACAACTCCAGCTGTTGCTGCTGTAGATAAGACAGAATCAGTTGAAGAGATTAATGTGCAAGACAAAGCTG AGGAGACCATTAAGCCAAtcgaagaagagaaaaagaaggaagaagTTACCGCTGTTACTGAGGCCACAGATGCTGCTAAATCAGAAAGTGCCAAGGATGCTGATAAACCAGAAAGTGCCAAGGATGTTGATAAAATAGAAACTGTCAAGGATGCTAATAAGCCAGAGACAGAGGAAAAGCCAAATGAG AAGAAAGCAACTGagacatcaacaacaacagaTTTGAAAACAGATTAA